One Phormidium ambiguum IAM M-71 genomic window, TCCGTAGTCAATTCTGAGTTCCATGATTCCTTCACCAACAGACTTGAAGTCTCCCAGATTACCCAAGCCAATTCGATCAAGTCGTTTTCTGATTCTAGCGCGTGCCTGTCTGTCGCGTAGTGATTCCAGCCAACGTTCAAAGGGGCAGCTATTATCTTCTGTTACGTATAAAACCACTTCCAGTGGCTGTGCTTCCATAGTCCTCTAATCCCCTCGAACAAGACCTTTTGATTTTGTCACAAAGTTGGAGAAACTTAGTAACAAAATCATTTTATACGCTATAATTCTTTTAGGCGAGTTAGTAGAAAAACCTGGCGTTTGGTGTAATTATGCCCCGTGGTGGTAAGCGTAAAGGAACAGGTCGTCCAAAGAGTAGTGGTGAAAGCCGGGAGCCTACAAAGACGGTACGGGTTCCATTAAGTTTTGCTGAGAAGATTCCCAAATTGCTCAAGCAGCATCAGGAAGAAAATTCCGTTGGGGATCTCAAACTACCAGCCAAAGCACACGAAGAGTGTTTGCCTCTTGAAGGATTAGCATGGGATGCGTTTGAAGCTTT contains:
- a CDS encoding type II toxin-antitoxin system RelE/ParE family toxin — translated: MEAQPLEVVLYVTEDNSCPFERWLESLRDRQARARIRKRLDRIGLGNLGDFKSVGEGIMELRIDYGPGYRIYCAQFGATIILLICGGDKSTQNQDIIKAKQYWIDFQNRQNANL